The Lactuca sativa cultivar Salinas chromosome 2, Lsat_Salinas_v11, whole genome shotgun sequence genome includes a window with the following:
- the LOC111892800 gene encoding isopentenyl-diphosphate Delta-isomerase I, whose translation MLKFPPFKTINSSLPSHWSSSFQFASKSLPLTAQISTFAGLNLRRRTFTTITAAMGDDSGMDAVQRRLMFDDECILVDENDNVLGHDTKYNCHLMEKIEKDNLLHRAFSVFLFNSKYELLLQQRSETKVTFPLVWTNTCCSHPLYRESELIPENALGVRNAAQRKLLDELGIPAEDVPVDEFTTLGRMLYKAPSDGKWGEHEVDYLLFLVRDVAVNPNPDEVADIRYVNQEELKELLRKADAGEEGLKLSPWFRLVVDNFLFKWWDHVQKGTLNEAIDMKTIHKLI comes from the exons atgttaaaatttcccCCCTTTAAAACCATCAATTCCTCACTCCCTTCGCATTGGTCTTCCTCCTTTCAATTCGCTTCAAAATCTCTTCCATTAACTGCTCAAATCTCCACCTTCGCCGGTCTTAATCTCCGCCGGCGCACTTTCACCACCATAACCGCCGCCATGGGTGACGATTCCGGCATGGACGCTGTCCAGAGACGTCTCATGTTTGATGATGA ATGCATTTTGGTTGATGAAAATGACAATGTTCTTGGGCATGATACCAAATACAATT GTCACTTGATGGAGAAGATTGAGAAAGATAATTTGCTTCATAGAGCATTCAGTGTATTTTTATTCAATTCAAAATACGAATTACTCCTTCAG CAAAGGTCAGAAACCAAGGTGACATTTCCTTTGGTATGGACAAACACCTGTTGCAGCCATCCACTATACAGAGAATCGGAGTTAATTCCCGAAAATGCCCTTGGGGTCAGAAATGCTGCACAGAGGAAGCTTCTAGATGAACTCGGTATCCCTGCTGAAGATGTTCCAGTTGATGAGTTCACAACTTTAGGTCGCATGTTGTACAAGGCTCCATCTGATGGAAAATGGGGTGAACATGAAg TTGATTACCTACTCTTCCTCGTGCGTGACGTTGCCGTGAACCCAAACCCTGATGAGGTGGCGGACATTAGATACGTGAACCAAGAAGAGTTAAAAGAGTTACTAAGGAAGGCGGATGCGGGTGAGGAGGGTTTGAAATTGTCCCCATGGTTTAGGCTAGTGGTGGACAACTTCTTGTTCAAATGGTGGGATCATGTCCAAAAGGGGACACTCAATGAAGCAATTGACATGAAAACCATTCATAAGTTGATATGA